TGCAACACGTCTTTGTCCCCACTGACAATGTAGATCTCTTCGAAACGACTTTCTCCCTTCTTTGCGAGCGTTGCGATCACATCGTCCGCTTCACAGCCTTCGTACTCGAGCACTTTCACGCCGAGCGCTTCAACACCGCGCTTTATGTAAGGCAGCTGCTGCACCATCGCGTCCGGTGCGGATGGTCTCTGCGCCTTGTACTCCGCCAACAACTCGTGACGGTAGGTCCTGGTCTTTTTGTCCATCGCGAAACCTGCATAGTCCCCTTCCCTGACGTGTTCCCTCAGGAATTTGATCATCATGCGCATCAGGCCATAAGTGGCATTCGTGGGAATGCCACTGCTCGTACTCAAAGCCTGATCGATCGCGTAGTAAGCCCTGAAGGCCAAACCAGTACCATCAAAGAGAAACAGTCTTGCCATTCCTCTCGAGCTCCCTCAGCTCCTCCAGGATTTCGACCGCCTTCCTGAGGTGCGGGATCACGATCGAACCCCCAACGACCAGCGCCACGTTGAAGATCTCGAAGAATTCCTCATCGCTCGTTCCGAGCTGGAACAACCTTATCATGTGGTATGCGATGCAATCGTTGCACCTGAGCACCATCGAAGCCACGAGGCCAAGCATCTCCTTTGTCTTCGTATCCAGAGCACCCTTCTCGTACACCTGCGAGTCGAGGTTCATGAACCGCTTCGTGTGAAGATTTCCCTTCTCGTGTATCAGTTTGTTCAACCTTGCCCTGTAATCGATGAATTCCTCTATCATTCACCCACCTCCAACCTTCATGGGGACATCGTGACTGAAAACGATCCAGTCGCACTCCTTGGACATCTTCGTGATGAATTCTCCTGCCGCGTCTTTCTTGTAACCTTTCATGTACTCGAAGTACTCGATCCTGCTGTAACATATGTCCCCAGGCATCAGGATCTTTCCCATGTTCTCGGTCTCTATCAACAAAGAGATGTGTTCTGAAGAATGGTACGGTGTGTGAAACACCCGCACACAATCGAAGAGCACGTCCCCATCTTTGAGTGTTTGAACTTTTTTCCAGCTTTCCAAAACCATGCTGTAGAAAGGCCCGCTCATCGGCCCAAACGCGGCGTAGTTCTTCTCCCTGTATCTTTCGTGGACGTGGACCGTGGCGTTTGCGAAAAAGATCGAGCAGAAAATGTGGTCCATATGCACGTGCGACACAACGAGGTCCGTCACGTCCTGTGGTTTGATGCCCCTTTCTTTCAACGCACGTTCCAGAGCTTCCCAGCTTGGAAATCCTCCGGGTTCAACGAGCACGAGTCTTTCCCCGTCGCTCAGCAGCGCCACGGTGCAGTAGGGTGCCATCACGTAAGGTGGAAATCTGATGCTCCCACCCGGTACGAGAATTTCGAACTTCATCGAGGATCACCCCAAAAGAAAACTCAAAAATGCGATCGTCAGACAATAATCGGCGAACAGTCGCAATTTTCGTATCGTGACCATCTTTTTCAACACGGCGAGCGCAATCAAACTGCTGAAGAAAGAAACCGCGAAAACCGGACTCATCACCAGGTCCGCTTGCCTCAATTTCAGCAAACTCGCACCGAGTAGCACAGGTATCGCCATCAGGAACGTGTAGCTCACAGCCTCTTCCTTTCTGAAACCGAACAGTGTGACGGCGGATAAGACCATTCCGCTCCTCGAAACACCCGGCAAGACAGCGATCGCCTGGAACAGCCCTATCAGGAACGCGTGCTTGATGCTCATCGATTCCAAGCTTTTGTCTCCCTCCTTCAACGACGCCAGAAGTAAGAAAATCGCGGTGATGGAAAAGAACAGAGGTAGAAAAGTCGAATTTTCAAACACCATCTCAACATATTCTTCGAAGAAAAGGCCCACGACCGCCGCCGGGATGGTGGAAACAACGAGGTTCACAAGGATTCTCCATGTTTTTAAAACTCTCAGGATGTCTCTACTAACGAACAAGACCACCGCGAGCAAGCTTCCCGCGTGTAAGAGGACGACTGTTCGCAGGCTCGTATCGACCTGGAACAGTTTCGAGAACAGAAGAACGTGGCCTGAACTCGAAACGGGCAAAAATTCTGTCGCACCCTGTACCGCTGCCAGGAGCAACTCTTTCAGAAGCCTTCCTCCTCCACAACTTTCAGAAATTCGATTCCCAGTTCCTTGAGGAGTTTTTCTATCTGTTTAGGCTCCGAAGCATCCACCTTTATGGAAACGCTTCGAAAACCGTCCCGTTTGACCGTGTTCACCGCGAGTACGTTGATGCTGTTCAGCGCGAACACATCAAGAACCTTCTTCAGTTCTCCAGGCTTATCCTGCAGCGTCAGCAGTATGCGAACACCCGGTTCGTCCATCGCAGTTATGGCGACGAAAGCTTCGAGCACTTCGGTGAGCGTGATCACGCCCTTCACCTTCATGTCCGAATCGACGACCGCCAAGCAGCGTTCGTGGGATTCTCTGAAAGTGAGCGCGGCCTCTTCTATGTAACTGTCTTCGTGGGTGAAGAATTCGGGGAACACGACGTAATCTTCCACGGATGATTCAAGATCGGCGTTCGCGAGGCTATTTTTGTAAACGAACC
Above is a window of Thermotoga sp. Ku-13t DNA encoding:
- a CDS encoding carboxymuconolactone decarboxylase family protein, with amino-acid sequence MIEEFIDYRARLNKLIHEKGNLHTKRFMNLDSQVYEKGALDTKTKEMLGLVASMVLRCNDCIAYHMIRLFQLGTSDEEFFEIFNVALVVGGSIVIPHLRKAVEILEELRELERNGKTVSL
- a CDS encoding MBL fold metallo-hydrolase — encoded protein: MKFEILVPGGSIRFPPYVMAPYCTVALLSDGERLVLVEPGGFPSWEALERALKERGIKPQDVTDLVVSHVHMDHIFCSIFFANATVHVHERYREKNYAAFGPMSGPFYSMVLESWKKVQTLKDGDVLFDCVRVFHTPYHSSEHISLLIETENMGKILMPGDICYSRIEYFEYMKGYKKDAAGEFITKMSKECDWIVFSHDVPMKVGGG
- a CDS encoding undecaprenyl-diphosphate phosphatase, translated to MLLAAVQGATEFLPVSSSGHVLLFSKLFQVDTSLRTVVLLHAGSLLAVVLFVSRDILRVLKTWRILVNLVVSTIPAAVVGLFFEEYVEMVFENSTFLPLFFSITAIFLLLASLKEGDKSLESMSIKHAFLIGLFQAIAVLPGVSRSGMVLSAVTLFGFRKEEAVSYTFLMAIPVLLGASLLKLRQADLVMSPVFAVSFFSSLIALAVLKKMVTIRKLRLFADYCLTIAFLSFLLG
- a CDS encoding CBS domain-containing protein, coding for MLVKNWLNDDFPSISVKATVQEALNQMRKYRTDYCVTVDEEGRFAGFVYKNSLANADLESSVEDYVVFPEFFTHEDSYIEEAALTFRESHERCLAVVDSDMKVKGVITLTEVLEAFVAITAMDEPGVRILLTLQDKPGELKKVLDVFALNSINVLAVNTVKRDGFRSVSIKVDASEPKQIEKLLKELGIEFLKVVEEEGF